In Streptomyces sp. NBC_00704, a genomic segment contains:
- a CDS encoding pyroglutamyl peptidase, which translates to MHRIRVRAGILGLALAAGLSSPAAAAPAGPAPAPPTVEEQRLAQAVPQEILARSGFGTAAPRFARLLAASPSYASARRVVAREGSALWRRAVDRAQGRGPAGGDLSRDDDRPLYWARLDMTSRLRAWKPPFAVTERQRAALTDSLERTSRGQGDIRFPRRSEGLRRVLVTGFDPFTLDRDVRISNPSGAAALALDGTVIRTADGPARVEAAVFPVRWRDFARGAVERALRPQLPLVDLFATVSQGRVGRFDVERANGAWRGGFADNENIGRTGTIPVADPASQPQWTTTTLPYAAVTAADTGRFPVYDHPEVTEIPAGGAGPVVRPDGPTPGSAARAGGGGDYLSNEIAYRATLLRDRLGLHDSLPGGHVHTPVLEFAAGNADPATGTVTDAEFVRNRLDIVAQVRAILAAALGAAERARG; encoded by the coding sequence GTGCACCGCATACGCGTTCGCGCCGGCATCCTCGGTCTGGCCCTGGCGGCCGGGCTCTCCTCCCCCGCCGCGGCGGCCCCGGCCGGGCCGGCCCCCGCCCCTCCCACCGTCGAGGAGCAGCGGCTGGCACAGGCCGTCCCGCAGGAGATCCTCGCCCGCTCCGGGTTCGGCACGGCGGCCCCGCGGTTCGCCCGGCTGCTGGCCGCCTCGCCGTCCTACGCCTCCGCCCGGCGGGTCGTCGCCCGGGAGGGCTCGGCCCTGTGGCGCCGGGCGGTGGACCGGGCGCAGGGGCGCGGGCCGGCCGGCGGCGACCTCAGCCGCGACGACGACCGGCCGCTGTACTGGGCGCGGCTCGACATGACGAGCCGGCTGCGCGCCTGGAAGCCCCCGTTCGCGGTGACGGAACGTCAGCGAGCGGCCCTCACGGATTCCTTGGAGCGCACGTCCCGCGGCCAGGGCGACATCCGGTTCCCCCGGCGCTCCGAGGGCCTCAGGCGGGTGCTGGTGACCGGCTTCGACCCGTTCACCCTGGACCGGGACGTCCGCATCTCCAACCCCTCGGGGGCGGCGGCGCTCGCCCTGGACGGCACGGTGATCCGGACGGCGGACGGGCCCGCGCGCGTCGAGGCCGCCGTGTTCCCGGTGCGGTGGCGGGACTTCGCGCGGGGCGCCGTGGAGCGCGCCCTGCGGCCGCAGCTGCCCCTCGTCGACCTGTTCGCGACCGTCAGCCAGGGCCGTGTCGGCCGCTTCGACGTGGAGCGCGCCAACGGGGCCTGGCGGGGCGGCTTCGCCGACAACGAGAACATCGGCCGGACGGGGACGATCCCGGTCGCCGACCCCGCCTCGCAGCCGCAGTGGACGACCACGACCCTCCCGTACGCGGCCGTCACGGCCGCCGACACCGGCCGGTTCCCGGTGTACGACCACCCGGAGGTCACCGAGATCCCGGCGGGCGGCGCCGGTCCCGTCGTGCGGCCCGACGGTCCCACGCCCGGTTCGGCGGCGCGGGCCGGGGGCGGCGGGGACTACCTGTCCAACGAGATCGCGTACCGGGCGACCCTGCTGCGCGACCGGCTGGGACTGCACGACAGCCTGCCGGGCGGCCATGTGCACACGCCCGTGCTGGAGTTCGCGGCCGGCAACGCCGACCCGGCGACCGGGACGGTGACCGACGCGGAGTTCGTGCGCAACCGGCTGGACATCGTCGCCCAGGTGCGGGCGATCCTGGCGGCGGCGCTGGGCGCCGCGGAGCGGGCGCGGGGCTGA
- a CDS encoding EI24 domain-containing protein: protein MRDLGVGFRYLLKGQRWVARHGRQYGFGLVPGLLTLVLYAAALVALAVWGEDFVGWSTPFADGWPNPWLGLFRGLLTAVLFALGLLLAVLTFTAVTLLIGQPFYESLSERVDRDVSPDGAAPESGLPLWRELWVSARDSLRVLARALVWAVLLFALGFVPVVGQTVVPVIGFFVTGFFLTEELVAVALQRRDVDLRARLALLRGRRMLVWGFGTPLGLAFLVPVVAVFLMPGAVAGATLLARELLGEEISEDAADGTADPDGGADPNGGADPAGTAGTARGAGGENTAW, encoded by the coding sequence ATGCGCGATCTCGGGGTGGGGTTCAGGTACCTCCTGAAGGGCCAGCGGTGGGTGGCCCGGCACGGCAGGCAGTACGGGTTCGGACTGGTCCCCGGACTGCTGACGCTCGTCCTCTACGCGGCGGCGCTGGTGGCGCTCGCGGTGTGGGGCGAGGACTTCGTGGGATGGTCCACGCCGTTCGCCGACGGCTGGCCGAACCCCTGGCTCGGCCTGTTCCGCGGCCTCCTCACCGCCGTGCTGTTCGCCCTCGGCCTCCTGCTCGCCGTCCTCACGTTCACCGCGGTCACCCTGCTCATCGGCCAGCCCTTCTACGAGAGCCTCTCCGAGCGGGTCGACCGGGACGTCTCGCCGGACGGCGCCGCCCCGGAGTCGGGGCTGCCGCTCTGGCGCGAGCTGTGGGTCTCCGCCCGCGACAGCCTGCGCGTCCTCGCACGCGCACTGGTCTGGGCGGTGCTGCTGTTCGCCCTCGGGTTCGTCCCGGTCGTCGGCCAGACGGTCGTCCCCGTGATCGGCTTCTTCGTCACCGGCTTCTTCCTCACCGAGGAACTCGTCGCCGTCGCCCTCCAGCGCCGTGACGTCGACCTGCGGGCCCGGCTCGCCCTGCTGCGCGGCCGCCGGATGCTGGTCTGGGGCTTCGGCACCCCCCTGGGCCTGGCCTTCCTGGTGCCCGTCGTCGCCGTGTTCCTGATGCCCGGCGCGGTCGCGGGCGCCACCCTGCTGGCCCGTGAGCTGCTCGGCGAGGAGATCTCCGAGGACGCCGCGGACGGCACGGCGGACCCGGACGGCGGGGCGGACCCGAACGGCGGGGCGGACCCGGCGGGTACGGCCGGCACGGCCCGTGGGGCCGGCGGGGAGAACACCGCCTGGTGA
- a CDS encoding sugar ABC transporter ATP-binding protein has protein sequence MAEPRPVLEMAGIVKEFPGVRALSGVDFRLFPGEIHALMGENGAGKSTLIKVLTGVYSLDGGTITLDGESVRIASPLQAQQAGISTVYQEVNLCPNLSVAENIFIGREPTRMGRIQWKRLRREAAELVDRLGLDIDVSAPLSSYPLAVQQLVAIVRSLNTGDADGDGPGTKVLVLDEPTSSLDRDEVLQLFALMRRLKDEGVAILFVSHFLDQIYEVCDRMTVLRNGTLVGEHMVADLDQVGLVQLMLGKAMGQLDELHEHQLRSDAGDTLVHAEGLGRTGGIEPFDLEIRTGEVIGLAGLLGSGRTELARLLFGADQPDTGKVTIGGRQVSMSAPNDAIGAGVAFCSENRKSEGLVPDLTVRENIILALQASRGWTRPIPAAQRDELVAKYIKALDIRPANPEARVGQLSGGNQQKVLLARWLITQPKLLILDEPTRGIDIGAKAEIQKLVVSLSEEGMSVLYIAAELEEVLRLSHTIGVLRDRRLVAQIANGPEITTSRILETIASGEHQ, from the coding sequence ATGGCAGAGCCGCGGCCCGTCCTGGAAATGGCGGGCATAGTCAAGGAGTTTCCGGGGGTACGGGCTCTGTCGGGCGTCGACTTCCGGCTCTTCCCCGGCGAGATCCACGCCCTGATGGGCGAGAACGGAGCGGGCAAGTCCACGCTCATCAAGGTGCTCACCGGCGTCTACTCCCTGGACGGCGGCACGATCACCCTGGACGGCGAGTCCGTGCGGATCGCCAGCCCGCTACAGGCCCAGCAGGCCGGCATCAGCACGGTCTACCAGGAGGTCAACCTCTGCCCGAACCTGTCGGTGGCGGAGAACATCTTCATCGGCCGTGAACCGACCCGCATGGGCCGCATCCAGTGGAAGCGGCTGCGCCGCGAGGCCGCCGAGCTGGTGGACCGGCTCGGGCTGGACATCGACGTCAGCGCCCCCCTGTCCTCGTACCCGCTGGCCGTCCAGCAACTGGTCGCCATCGTACGGTCGTTGAACACCGGCGACGCGGACGGCGACGGGCCGGGCACCAAGGTGCTCGTCCTCGACGAGCCGACCTCCAGCCTCGACCGCGACGAGGTGCTCCAGCTCTTCGCCCTGATGCGGCGGCTGAAGGACGAAGGCGTCGCGATCCTGTTCGTCTCGCACTTCCTCGACCAGATCTACGAGGTCTGCGACCGGATGACCGTGCTGCGCAACGGCACCCTGGTCGGCGAGCACATGGTCGCCGACCTCGACCAGGTCGGCCTCGTCCAGCTCATGCTCGGCAAGGCCATGGGCCAGCTCGACGAACTCCACGAACACCAGCTGCGCTCCGACGCCGGCGACACCCTCGTGCACGCCGAGGGCCTCGGCAGGACCGGCGGCATCGAGCCGTTCGACCTGGAGATCAGGACGGGCGAGGTGATCGGGCTCGCCGGCCTGCTCGGATCGGGCCGCACCGAACTCGCCCGGCTGCTCTTCGGCGCCGACCAGCCGGACACCGGCAAGGTCACGATCGGCGGCCGGCAGGTCTCGATGAGCGCCCCCAACGACGCCATCGGCGCGGGGGTCGCGTTCTGCTCCGAGAACCGCAAGAGCGAGGGCCTGGTGCCCGACCTGACGGTGCGCGAGAACATCATCCTGGCCCTCCAGGCCTCGCGCGGCTGGACCCGGCCCATCCCGGCCGCCCAGCGCGACGAACTCGTCGCCAAGTACATCAAGGCGCTCGACATCCGCCCGGCCAACCCCGAGGCGCGGGTGGGCCAGCTCAGCGGCGGCAACCAGCAGAAGGTGCTGCTGGCCCGCTGGCTGATCACCCAGCCGAAGCTGCTGATCCTCGACGAGCCGACCCGCGGCATCGACATCGGCGCCAAGGCGGAGATCCAGAAGCTCGTCGTCTCCCTCTCCGAGGAGGGCATGTCCGTGCTGTACATCGCGGCCGAGCTGGAGGAGGTGCTCCGGCTCAGCCACACCATCGGAGTGCTGCGCGACCGCCGGCTGGTGGCGCAGATCGCCAACGGGCCCGAGATCACCACGAGCCGGATCCTGGAGACCATCGCGAGCGGAGAGCACCAGTGA
- a CDS encoding MarR family winged helix-turn-helix transcriptional regulator, protein MSASHPSAHTAPRPAGPTGPAALPDALTLEVVELIGEVVARFYEDYEDAAADHSLTGAQARLLSLLSLEPLPMRKLAQKLKCEPSNVTGIVDRLESRGLVERRPDPADRRVKLAAATEEGRRIARGLRESLRFAREPLAGLTEEERLVLRALLHRMLAAGGDRP, encoded by the coding sequence ATGTCCGCCTCACATCCGTCCGCGCATACGGCCCCCCGGCCGGCCGGACCCACCGGTCCGGCCGCCCTTCCCGACGCTCTGACGCTGGAGGTCGTCGAGCTGATCGGCGAGGTCGTGGCCCGTTTCTACGAGGACTACGAGGACGCCGCCGCCGACCACTCGCTCACCGGCGCGCAGGCCAGGCTGCTGAGCCTGCTCTCGCTGGAGCCGCTGCCGATGCGCAAGCTGGCGCAGAAGCTGAAGTGCGAGCCGTCGAACGTGACCGGCATCGTCGACCGGCTGGAGTCGCGCGGCCTGGTCGAACGGCGCCCCGACCCGGCCGACCGCCGGGTGAAGCTGGCGGCGGCCACCGAGGAGGGCCGGCGGATCGCACGGGGGCTGCGCGAGTCGCTGCGGTTCGCCCGCGAGCCGCTGGCGGGGCTGACCGAGGAGGAGCGGCTGGTGCTGCGCGCGCTGCTGCACCGCATGCTCGCGGCCGGCGGCGACCGGCCGTAG
- a CDS encoding GntR family transcriptional regulator, which translates to MTVPKADPDAVDRRSLHERIAADLRDDIMSGDLAPGANLPSTAQLKERFEASGATVQKALQLLKDERLVVGRAGAAVTVREHRQRTVAPASLMAPNAPGEPYRWLAEAAKHGTHARTELLDVTDTRPPADVRAALGLPPDGTAVLRRQILLVDDEPAELVEAYYPPDIARGTPLAERRRIRGGAPALLTALGHPPRRSTDRVSARVPTQDQYRLLRLTSSMPVLRTLRVVTGDDGRPVEVTVMVKAGHLYELRYDFTAEDGNEGGEGNGKGA; encoded by the coding sequence ATGACCGTGCCCAAGGCAGACCCGGACGCCGTCGACCGCCGCTCCCTGCACGAGCGCATCGCGGCCGATCTGCGCGACGACATCATGAGCGGTGACCTCGCCCCCGGCGCCAACCTGCCCAGCACCGCCCAGCTCAAGGAACGCTTCGAGGCGTCCGGCGCGACCGTGCAGAAGGCCCTTCAGCTCCTCAAGGACGAACGCCTGGTGGTCGGCCGGGCGGGGGCCGCCGTCACCGTCCGCGAACACCGCCAGCGCACCGTGGCACCCGCCTCCCTGATGGCGCCGAACGCCCCAGGGGAGCCCTACCGCTGGCTCGCGGAGGCGGCCAAGCACGGCACGCACGCCCGCACCGAACTGCTGGACGTCACCGACACGCGCCCGCCCGCCGACGTCCGCGCCGCCCTCGGCCTGCCGCCGGACGGCACGGCCGTGCTGCGCCGGCAGATCCTCCTCGTCGACGACGAACCCGCCGAACTGGTCGAGGCCTACTACCCGCCGGACATCGCCCGGGGCACGCCCCTGGCCGAGCGGCGCAGGATCCGGGGCGGGGCCCCCGCCCTGCTGACCGCCCTGGGCCACCCGCCCCGGCGCAGCACCGACCGCGTCTCCGCGCGCGTCCCCACCCAGGACCAGTACCGGTTGCTGCGCCTCACCAGCAGCATGCCGGTGCTGCGCACGCTGCGCGTCGTGACCGGCGACGACGGCCGTCCCGTCGAGGTGACGGTGATGGTGAAGGCGGGCCACCTCTACGAGCTGCGGTACGACTTCACCGCGGAGGACGGGAACGAGGGCGGGGAAGGGAACGGGAAAGGGGCGTGA
- the yjfF gene encoding galactofuranose ABC transporter, permease protein YjfF, producing MSATTQSPTASDSRTATPPSRAARLLGDRRLPVAVTALLFLLMYGGGLARYQYYGFGEPQVFLNLFIDNGYLLVAAVGVTFVILSGGIDLSVGSMIGFTTMFTAWLVERQGLPLLVVVPMALAVGAFGGFLMGYVIHNFEIQPFIVTLAGLFLFRGLCLVISKESISIGDSTVSSLAQAQASLGAGFLSIGAIVSLVVLAVAFYVLHYTRFGRRVYAIGGNENSAMLMGLPQGGTKIAVYTVSGFCSALAGLLFTLYIQSGDPLHATGMELDAIAAVVIGGTLLTGGSGYVLGTLFGVLVLGLIKSIIQFEGTLSSWWTKIATGVLLCAFILVQRFMTTRKKT from the coding sequence ATGAGCGCGACCACCCAGAGCCCCACGGCCTCCGACAGCCGTACCGCCACGCCCCCGTCCCGGGCCGCCCGGCTGCTCGGCGACCGGCGGCTGCCCGTCGCCGTGACGGCCCTGCTCTTCCTGCTGATGTACGGCGGCGGCCTGGCCCGGTACCAGTACTACGGGTTCGGCGAACCGCAGGTCTTCCTGAACCTGTTCATCGACAACGGCTATCTGCTGGTCGCCGCGGTCGGCGTCACCTTCGTCATCCTGTCGGGCGGCATCGACCTCTCCGTCGGCTCGATGATCGGCTTCACGACGATGTTCACGGCCTGGCTGGTGGAGCGCCAGGGCCTGCCCCTGCTCGTCGTGGTCCCCATGGCGCTGGCCGTGGGCGCCTTCGGCGGCTTCCTCATGGGCTACGTGATCCACAACTTCGAGATCCAGCCGTTCATCGTGACCCTCGCGGGCCTCTTCCTCTTCCGCGGTCTGTGCCTGGTCATCTCCAAGGAGTCGATCTCCATCGGCGACTCCACGGTCAGCAGCCTGGCGCAGGCGCAGGCCTCGCTGGGGGCGGGGTTCCTGTCGATCGGCGCGATCGTCTCCCTCGTCGTCCTCGCCGTGGCGTTCTACGTCCTGCACTACACGCGCTTCGGACGCCGGGTCTACGCCATCGGCGGCAACGAGAACTCGGCCATGCTGATGGGCCTCCCGCAGGGCGGCACCAAGATCGCCGTGTACACGGTGAGCGGGTTCTGCTCGGCGCTCGCCGGGCTCCTCTTCACGCTCTACATCCAGTCCGGCGACCCGCTGCACGCCACCGGCATGGAACTGGACGCGATCGCCGCGGTCGTCATCGGCGGCACCCTGCTGACGGGCGGCTCCGGCTATGTCCTGGGCACCCTGTTCGGCGTCCTCGTCCTCGGCCTGATCAAGAGCATCATCCAGTTCGAGGGCACGCTCAGCTCCTGGTGGACGAAGATCGCCACCGGTGTGCTGCTGTGCGCGTTCATCCTGGTCCAGCGCTTCATGACGACCCGCAAGAAGACCTGA
- a CDS encoding serine hydrolase domain-containing protein — translation MTRLARTAQEIHGTVAGGYEAVREEFAAFVAEEQPDYEGQLCAYVHGRRVVDLWASGDGAGPDSLYGVYSSTKGAAHLVVALLVQDGTLELDRKVTYYWPEFAAEGKGALTLRELLSHRAGVVGTDGGFSPRELADDRQLAERLADQRPFWRPGSAFGYHALVIGALSGEVVRRATGRTLQEVHEERVRSPYGLDFFLGLPARHEPRFRSAQRMAPTAGQRALLDSAADGPHTLAAVAFNRHAAEPTDLELLPNDPLVRARGPASVGGVASARGLAGLYAAAISETGGKAPLLKEDTAAEFGQLHSVGHDVVARSHKAYGLGFQATADTWHPFLGVGAFGHSGAGGCQAFADPRSGLAYGYTRRRCAFPGGAAPENDRLARAVHRAALATG, via the coding sequence ATGACTCGTTTGGCTCGGACGGCGCAGGAGATCCACGGCACGGTCGCCGGCGGATACGAGGCGGTACGGGAGGAGTTTGCCGCGTTCGTGGCGGAGGAACAGCCCGACTACGAGGGCCAGTTGTGCGCGTATGTGCACGGCCGGCGGGTCGTCGACCTGTGGGCGTCCGGCGACGGCGCCGGCCCCGACTCCCTCTACGGCGTGTACTCCTCGACCAAGGGCGCGGCGCATCTGGTGGTCGCGCTCCTCGTCCAGGACGGCACGCTGGAGCTGGACCGCAAGGTCACCTACTACTGGCCGGAGTTCGCCGCCGAGGGCAAGGGCGCGCTGACCCTGCGCGAGCTGCTGTCCCACCGGGCCGGCGTGGTCGGCACGGACGGCGGGTTCTCCCCGCGCGAGCTGGCCGACGACCGCCAGCTCGCCGAACGTCTCGCCGACCAGCGGCCGTTCTGGCGGCCGGGCAGCGCCTTCGGCTACCACGCGCTGGTCATCGGGGCGCTCAGCGGCGAGGTCGTCCGGCGGGCCACGGGCCGCACGCTCCAGGAGGTGCACGAGGAGCGGGTGCGGTCCCCCTACGGGCTGGACTTCTTCCTGGGGCTGCCGGCCCGGCACGAGCCGCGCTTTCGCAGCGCGCAGCGGATGGCGCCGACGGCCGGGCAGCGGGCGCTGCTGGACTCCGCGGCCGACGGGCCGCACACGCTGGCCGCCGTCGCCTTCAACCGTCACGCCGCCGAGCCGACCGATCTGGAGCTGCTGCCGAACGATCCGCTGGTGCGGGCCAGGGGGCCCGCCTCCGTGGGCGGGGTCGCGTCGGCGCGCGGGCTGGCCGGGCTGTACGCGGCGGCGATCAGCGAGACCGGCGGGAAGGCGCCGCTGCTGAAGGAGGACACGGCGGCGGAGTTCGGGCAGCTGCACTCCGTGGGCCATGACGTGGTGGCGCGTTCGCACAAGGCGTACGGGCTGGGCTTCCAGGCCACCGCGGACACCTGGCACCCGTTCCTGGGCGTGGGCGCGTTCGGGCACAGCGGGGCGGGCGGCTGCCAGGCCTTCGCCGACCCGCGCAGCGGACTCGCCTACGGCTACACGCGGCGGCGGTGCGCCTTCCCGGGCGGGGCGGCCCCGGAGAACGACCGGCTGGCGCGAGCCGTGCACCGGGCGGCGCTGGCCACGGGCTGA
- a CDS encoding ATP-binding protein, with protein sequence MPSSRQRRFPRSRASVRDARAFVRQALTDWDRLDRLDDVTLCVSELATNALLHGVPPGRQYCVTLTLDGSLLRLAVRDTGDHPAPAAPPAEDACSGRGLHLAREVSDDLGVTGHPVGKTVWVVFKTDAGC encoded by the coding sequence GTGCCCTCGTCACGGCAACGTCGTTTCCCCCGCTCGCGCGCCTCGGTACGGGACGCCCGCGCCTTCGTCCGCCAGGCCCTCACGGACTGGGACCGCCTCGACCGGCTGGACGACGTCACGCTGTGCGTGTCGGAGCTCGCCACCAACGCCCTGCTGCACGGAGTGCCGCCGGGCAGGCAGTACTGCGTGACGCTCACGCTCGACGGTTCGCTGCTGCGTCTGGCCGTGCGCGACACCGGCGACCACCCCGCTCCGGCCGCGCCCCCGGCCGAGGACGCGTGCTCGGGCCGGGGGCTGCACCTCGCCCGGGAGGTGTCGGACGACCTGGGGGTCACCGGGCATCCCGTGGGCAAGACGGTGTGGGTGGTGTTCAAGACGGACGCCGGCTGCTGA
- a CDS encoding ABC transporter permease, translated as MTTSTTTSSRWRALTRHHLFWPVAVLVLLLLVNVPFTPDFFSVRMADGHLYGSLVSIVLFGSPLILVAVGMTLVIATGGIDLSVGAVVAITGALACSYISDQHDQGALSGVLLAMGLGLVAAVVCGLWNGFLVARMGIQPIIATLIIMVAGRGVAQLITDGQIITINSEPYKLIGGGYWLTLPFSIFVVAAVVAVTVALTRRTALGLLVEAVGGNAEASRLVGIRSRRIKIMVYMFCALCAGIAGLMISSNTSAADGNNAGLWIELDAILAVVIGGTSLLGGRFSIGGTVVGALVIQTLTTTIYTIGVPTQTNLVFKAAVVIVVCLLQSPKFRAKVFGAKFAARFAAKGGAKPAAPAADPAAATEAAPKMEVS; from the coding sequence GTGACCACGTCCACGACCACCTCTTCCCGGTGGCGGGCGCTGACCCGCCACCACCTGTTCTGGCCGGTGGCGGTGCTCGTGCTCCTGCTGCTCGTCAACGTCCCCTTCACCCCCGACTTCTTCTCGGTCCGGATGGCCGACGGCCACCTCTACGGCAGCCTCGTCTCGATCGTGCTGTTCGGCTCGCCCCTCATCCTGGTGGCGGTCGGCATGACCCTGGTCATCGCGACCGGCGGCATCGACCTCTCCGTGGGCGCGGTCGTCGCCATCACCGGCGCGCTGGCCTGCTCCTACATCAGCGACCAGCACGACCAGGGCGCGCTGTCCGGGGTGCTGCTCGCGATGGGCCTCGGCCTCGTGGCCGCGGTCGTCTGCGGACTGTGGAACGGCTTCCTGGTGGCCCGGATGGGCATCCAGCCGATCATCGCGACCCTGATCATCATGGTCGCCGGGCGCGGCGTCGCCCAGCTGATCACCGACGGCCAGATCATCACCATCAACAGCGAGCCGTACAAGCTGATCGGCGGCGGCTACTGGCTGACCCTGCCGTTCTCCATCTTCGTGGTGGCCGCCGTGGTCGCCGTCACCGTGGCGCTGACCCGGCGCACGGCCCTCGGCCTGCTGGTCGAGGCGGTCGGCGGCAACGCCGAGGCCAGCCGACTGGTCGGCATCAGGTCCCGGCGCATCAAGATCATGGTCTACATGTTCTGCGCGCTGTGCGCGGGCATCGCCGGACTGATGATCAGCTCCAACACCTCGGCCGCCGACGGCAACAACGCCGGCCTGTGGATCGAGCTGGACGCGATCCTCGCCGTGGTGATCGGCGGCACCTCGCTGCTGGGCGGCCGGTTCTCCATCGGCGGCACGGTGGTGGGCGCCCTCGTCATCCAGACCCTGACCACCACGATCTACACCATCGGCGTGCCCACCCAGACCAACCTGGTCTTCAAGGCCGCCGTCGTCATCGTCGTCTGCCTGTTGCAGTCCCCGAAGTTCCGCGCCAAGGTCTTCGGCGCGAAGTTCGCCGCCCGGTTCGCGGCGAAGGGCGGCGCCAAGCCGGCCGCGCCCGCCGCCGACCCCGCCGCGGCGACCGAGGCCGCTCCCAAGATGGAGGTGTCGTGA
- a CDS encoding GntR family transcriptional regulator: MGGSDWVSSSLPYLTPRLAGQGDAWAAEAAARGRRGNQRILHAGETPAPAEVAELLGVPAGEPVVVRRRLILLDDEPSELTDTYYPLAIAAGTRLAGAAKIPGGALALLAERGHVGALVREDVTAGLPDEAERETLGAAPGEPVLRLVRLTLDRDDRPIQVDRMVMPALRQRLRYQIRIG, translated from the coding sequence GTGGGTGGGAGCGATTGGGTCAGCTCGTCGTTGCCGTATCTGACGCCCCGGCTCGCCGGGCAGGGCGACGCCTGGGCGGCCGAGGCCGCGGCGCGAGGGCGGCGCGGCAACCAGCGCATCCTGCACGCGGGCGAGACGCCCGCGCCCGCCGAGGTGGCGGAACTGCTCGGCGTCCCCGCCGGCGAACCCGTCGTGGTGCGCCGGCGGCTGATCCTGCTCGACGACGAGCCCAGCGAGCTGACCGACACCTACTACCCGCTCGCGATAGCCGCCGGCACCCGCCTCGCCGGCGCCGCCAAGATCCCCGGCGGCGCCCTCGCCCTGCTCGCCGAACGCGGCCACGTCGGCGCCCTCGTCCGGGAGGACGTCACGGCCGGCCTGCCCGACGAGGCGGAACGCGAGACCCTGGGCGCCGCCCCCGGCGAACCGGTCCTGCGGCTGGTACGGCTCACCCTGGACCGCGACGACCGTCCGATCCAGGTCGACCGTATGGTGATGCCTGCCCTACGGCAGAGGCTGCGCTACCAGATCAGGATCGGATGA
- a CDS encoding NADP-dependent oxidoreductase, protein MTDSALPTTSREWRLLSRPVGWPKPEDFELAEAQIRRPGPGEVLVRNAYVSVDPYMRGRMSSAKSYVAPFELGKAMQGGAVGEVVASEAEGVSVGDHVLHFGGWREYATFDAGQAVKVDPEAAPLSAYLGVLGMTGLTAYAGLLRTAVFKEGDAVFVSGAAGAVGSQVGQIAKLKGASRVIGSAGSDDKVKLLVEEYGFDAAFNYKNGPVAEQLRAAAPDGIDVYFDNVGGDHLEAAIGSLNEKGRIAICGMISVYNNTEPAPGPKNLARLIQTRGRIEGLLVGDHYDLQPQFVQEVGAWVRSGELKYRETVVEGIENNLEAFLGVLRGDNTGKMIVKL, encoded by the coding sequence ATGACCGACTCGGCCCTCCCCACCACCAGCCGCGAATGGCGTCTGCTCAGCCGCCCCGTCGGCTGGCCGAAGCCCGAGGACTTCGAACTCGCCGAGGCGCAGATCCGCCGCCCCGGCCCGGGTGAGGTGCTGGTGCGCAACGCGTACGTCTCCGTGGACCCGTACATGCGCGGCCGCATGAGCAGCGCCAAGTCCTACGTCGCCCCCTTCGAGCTGGGCAAGGCCATGCAGGGCGGGGCGGTCGGCGAGGTCGTCGCGTCCGAGGCCGAGGGCGTCTCGGTGGGCGACCACGTCCTGCACTTCGGCGGCTGGCGCGAGTACGCCACCTTCGACGCCGGACAGGCCGTCAAGGTGGACCCCGAGGCCGCCCCGCTCTCCGCCTACCTCGGCGTCCTCGGCATGACCGGCCTCACCGCCTACGCGGGCCTCCTGCGCACGGCCGTCTTCAAGGAGGGCGACGCCGTCTTCGTCTCGGGCGCGGCCGGCGCCGTCGGCAGCCAGGTCGGCCAGATCGCCAAGCTCAAGGGCGCCTCCCGGGTCATCGGCTCGGCGGGCTCCGACGACAAGGTCAAGCTCCTCGTCGAGGAGTACGGCTTCGACGCGGCCTTCAACTACAAGAACGGCCCCGTCGCCGAGCAGCTGCGCGCCGCCGCCCCCGACGGGATCGACGTCTACTTCGACAACGTCGGCGGGGACCACCTCGAGGCCGCCATCGGCTCCCTCAACGAGAAGGGCCGCATCGCGATCTGCGGCATGATCTCGGTCTACAACAACACCGAGCCCGCCCCCGGCCCGAAGAACCTGGCCCGCCTCATCCAGACCCGCGGCCGCATCGAGGGCCTGCTGGTCGGCGACCACTACGACCTCCAGCCGCAGTTCGTCCAGGAGGTCGGCGCCTGGGTCCGCTCCGGTGAGCTGAAGTACCGCGAGACGGTCGTCGAGGGCATCGAGAACAACCTGGAGGCGTTCCTCGGGGTCCTGCGCGGCGACAACACCGGAAAGATGATCGTCAAGCTCTGA